The following proteins are co-located in the Doryrhamphus excisus isolate RoL2022-K1 chromosome 3, RoL_Dexc_1.0, whole genome shotgun sequence genome:
- the LOC131125638 gene encoding caspase-8-like isoform X1, whose translation MSRSSMSAKDTIKHNKTSLHTTLCGDYRLILTKVYENNLITSREYNNLKCIRKEDLEGHVVELVDKIINKGEDTCRAFLSVLQKDQDVKATFPQLKNLALTGNHPPHKPPQASCSDDVSQEKDEPYQITRSPVGICLIINNMNFFDGTARTGSNRDANCLAEVFTWLGFRVLMCKDQTKQQMENTLEIFGSLSDAATLKDLNITEFCGNGFTDLQDDVANHGDVFVCCVLSHGAKGVVLGVDSQSVPIKQMTRTFKASDQSPLTGRPKVFLIQACQGVLTQRGVLLPEIQSDDYRSLFIPEEADILVAMATVEDCAAMRHKKNVSWFIQSVCKHLKEGCPRGEDVVTILHRVNDEVSQQEASPIPGKKKQMPEVRFTLRKKLVLSPQQI comes from the exons ATGTCACG ATCCAGCATGTCAGCCAAAGACAcgataaaacacaacaaaacatccCTCCACACGACGTTGTGCGGGGACTACCGGTTGATCCTCACCAAAGTTTATGAGAACAACCTGATAACCTCCCGAGAGTACAACAACCTCAAATGTATCCGCAAAGAGGATCTAGAGGGCCATGTGGTGGAACTTGTGGATAAAATCATCAACAAGGGAGAGGACACCTGCCGTGCTTTCCTGAGTGTGCTGCAAAAAGACCAAGACGTTAAAGCCACTTTCCCACAGCTCAAGAACTTGGCACTGACTGGCAACCACCCGCCCCACAAGCCCCCCCAAGCATCGTGTTCAG ATGATGTCTCACAGGAGAAG GATGAGCCGTACCAAATAACACGCAGTCCCGTTGGCATCTGTTTGATAATAAACAACATGAATTTCTTTGACGGCACCGCAAGAACTGGATCCAACAGAGATGCAA ATTGTTTGGCGGAGGTGTTCACCTGGCTTGGGTTCAGAGTGCTGATGTGTAAAGATCAAACAAAGCAACAGATGGAAAACACGCTGGAGATCTTTGGATCTCTGAGCGACGCCGCGACGCTGAAGGATTTAAACATTACGGAGTTCTGCGGCAACGGATTCACTGATCTTCAGGACGACGTCGCTAATCATGGCGACGTCTTTGTCTGCTGTGTTCTCAGTCATGGGGCAAAGGGCGTTGTCCTTGGGGTtgattcccaaagtgtcccCATTAAGCAAATGACTAGAACCTTCAAGGCTAGCGACCAGTCACCCCTCACTGGAAGGCCCAAAGTATTTTTGATCCAGGCTTGCCAGGGTGTTCTCACGCAACGTGGCGTGTTGTTACCTGAAATTCAGAGTGATGATTATCGTTCCCTTTTCATTCCCGAGGAAGCTGATATCCTCGTTGCTATGGCAACTGTTGAGGATTGTGCAGCaatgagacacaaaaaaaatgtcagctgGTTTATCCAGTCTGTATGTAAGCACCTGAAGGAGGGTTGTCCCAG GGGCGAAGACGTGGTCACCATCCTCCACCGTGTCAATGACGAAGTCAGCCAGCAAGAAGCATCCCCAATCCCtggtaaaaaaaagcaaatgccGGAGGTTCGATTCACCCTGAGGAAGAAACTTGTGttgtcaccacagcaaatctgA
- the LOC131125638 gene encoding caspase-8-like isoform X2 produces MSAKDTIKHNKTSLHTTLCGDYRLILTKVYENNLITSREYNNLKCIRKEDLEGHVVELVDKIINKGEDTCRAFLSVLQKDQDVKATFPQLKNLALTGNHPPHKPPQASCSDDVSQEKDEPYQITRSPVGICLIINNMNFFDGTARTGSNRDANCLAEVFTWLGFRVLMCKDQTKQQMENTLEIFGSLSDAATLKDLNITEFCGNGFTDLQDDVANHGDVFVCCVLSHGAKGVVLGVDSQSVPIKQMTRTFKASDQSPLTGRPKVFLIQACQGVLTQRGVLLPEIQSDDYRSLFIPEEADILVAMATVEDCAAMRHKKNVSWFIQSVCKHLKEGCPRGEDVVTILHRVNDEVSQQEASPIPGKKKQMPEVRFTLRKKLVLSPQQI; encoded by the exons ATGTCAGCCAAAGACAcgataaaacacaacaaaacatccCTCCACACGACGTTGTGCGGGGACTACCGGTTGATCCTCACCAAAGTTTATGAGAACAACCTGATAACCTCCCGAGAGTACAACAACCTCAAATGTATCCGCAAAGAGGATCTAGAGGGCCATGTGGTGGAACTTGTGGATAAAATCATCAACAAGGGAGAGGACACCTGCCGTGCTTTCCTGAGTGTGCTGCAAAAAGACCAAGACGTTAAAGCCACTTTCCCACAGCTCAAGAACTTGGCACTGACTGGCAACCACCCGCCCCACAAGCCCCCCCAAGCATCGTGTTCAG ATGATGTCTCACAGGAGAAG GATGAGCCGTACCAAATAACACGCAGTCCCGTTGGCATCTGTTTGATAATAAACAACATGAATTTCTTTGACGGCACCGCAAGAACTGGATCCAACAGAGATGCAA ATTGTTTGGCGGAGGTGTTCACCTGGCTTGGGTTCAGAGTGCTGATGTGTAAAGATCAAACAAAGCAACAGATGGAAAACACGCTGGAGATCTTTGGATCTCTGAGCGACGCCGCGACGCTGAAGGATTTAAACATTACGGAGTTCTGCGGCAACGGATTCACTGATCTTCAGGACGACGTCGCTAATCATGGCGACGTCTTTGTCTGCTGTGTTCTCAGTCATGGGGCAAAGGGCGTTGTCCTTGGGGTtgattcccaaagtgtcccCATTAAGCAAATGACTAGAACCTTCAAGGCTAGCGACCAGTCACCCCTCACTGGAAGGCCCAAAGTATTTTTGATCCAGGCTTGCCAGGGTGTTCTCACGCAACGTGGCGTGTTGTTACCTGAAATTCAGAGTGATGATTATCGTTCCCTTTTCATTCCCGAGGAAGCTGATATCCTCGTTGCTATGGCAACTGTTGAGGATTGTGCAGCaatgagacacaaaaaaaatgtcagctgGTTTATCCAGTCTGTATGTAAGCACCTGAAGGAGGGTTGTCCCAG GGGCGAAGACGTGGTCACCATCCTCCACCGTGTCAATGACGAAGTCAGCCAGCAAGAAGCATCCCCAATCCCtggtaaaaaaaagcaaatgccGGAGGTTCGATTCACCCTGAGGAAGAAACTTGTGttgtcaccacagcaaatctgA
- the catip gene encoding ciliogenesis-associated TTC17-interacting protein isoform X1: MCFYQHYLGPDVSILFSFSEVQQPSRNGRLSCHTFDAGICLSHHKERLFPKQDIMDALQKDQSPPLSIEGTEQGPTESRASDEAITFMSSIEPLELPKCVFADSLVTVSEGGRDLGRFCVTVEFARKARQPCMLLHAQSQGAIDDSPCGTTVTAYLTADLEVLEEDYHEYVKLKGHIVDKRCHMVQRNGKMVIDKVTTAGKEVTKESASYSMSVLRGLVTEGSNLLLMRLIALRKKVPEHMNCISFDQKLRIIRTTFQELEQKPMEIEGETVEVFGVERTIHSVDDSPIIWQCCFLSDGHLASRVQVGSPIMMRLLQLPSQKEEEFGKISLVWEEDIQMRSKFLDRKEELKADHASYLREHPEIRALISDFLQFLLLKKPDDVFQFTREYFLPFTPHSTSGTSLDTSSQ; encoded by the exons ATGTGTTTCTATCAACACTATCTTGGACcggatgttagcattttattttcattttcagaaGTCCAACAACCATCGCGGAATGG ACGCCTGTCTTGTCACACTTTTGATGCGGGAATCTGCCTTTCCCACCACAAGGAGCGTCTGTTTCCAAAACAGGACATTATGGATGCGCTCCAAAAGGACCAGAGTCCACCTCTTTCCATTGAGGGGACCGAGCAAGGTCCTACGGAATCGAGAGCCTCGGATGAAGCTATCACATTCATGTCCAGCATTG aGCCATTAGAGCTGCCGAAGTGCGTGTTTGCTGACTCTCTGGTGACCGTGTCGGAAGGTGGTCGAGATTTGGGGAGGTTCTGCGTGACCGTGGAGTTCGCCCGCAAGGCCAGGCAGCCTTGTATGTTGCTCCATGCACAAAGCCAGGGGGCCATCGACGACTCCCCCTGTGGAACAACAGTGACAG CCTACCTGACTGCTGACCTCGAAGTTCTGGAGGAAGACTACCACGAGTATGTCAAG CTTAAAGGGCACATTGTGGATAAGCGCTGTCACATGGTGCAGCGAAATGGAAAGATGGTGATTGATAAAGTCACCACTGCTGGAAAG GAGGTGACAAAGGAGAGTGCTTCCTATTCCATGTCAGTCCTCAGAGGGCTTGTAACCGAGGGTTCCAACCTCCTGCTCATGCGTCTTATTGCTTTGAGGAAGAAAGTGCCAGAACACATGAACTGCATCTCATTTGACCAGAAATTACGCATCATCCGCACTACTTTT CAAGAGCTGGAACAGAAGCCGATGGAGATTGAGGGTGAAACTGTGGAGGTATTCGGTGTGGAGCGGACAATTCATTCCGTGGATGACAGCCCTATAATATGGCAGTGCTGCTTTCTGTCTGATGG GCATCTTGCTAGCAGAGTGCAGGTGGGATCTCCCATCATGATGAGGCTCCTGCAGCTGCCGTCACAGAAAGAAGAAG AGTTTGGCAAAATCTCGCTAGTATGGGAAGAAGACATACAGATGCGCTCCAAGTTCTTGGACAGAAAG GAAGAGCTTAAAGCTGACCATGCCTCATACTTGAGAGAGCATCCAGAGATCCGTGCCCTCATTTCTGACTTCCTGCAGTTCCTGCTATTAAAGAAACCAGATGATGTCTTCCAATTTACCAGAGAATACTTCCTACCCTTCACTCCTCACAGTACCTCAGGCACAAGTCTAGACACTTCATCACAATGA
- the catip gene encoding ciliogenesis-associated TTC17-interacting protein isoform X2: MDALQKDQSPPLSIEGTEQGPTESRASDEAITFMSSIEPLELPKCVFADSLVTVSEGGRDLGRFCVTVEFARKARQPCMLLHAQSQGAIDDSPCGTTVTAYLTADLEVLEEDYHEYVKLKGHIVDKRCHMVQRNGKMVIDKVTTAGKEVTKESASYSMSVLRGLVTEGSNLLLMRLIALRKKVPEHMNCISFDQKLRIIRTTFQELEQKPMEIEGETVEVFGVERTIHSVDDSPIIWQCCFLSDGHLASRVQVGSPIMMRLLQLPSQKEEEFGKISLVWEEDIQMRSKFLDRKEELKADHASYLREHPEIRALISDFLQFLLLKKPDDVFQFTREYFLPFTPHSTSGTSLDTSSQ; the protein is encoded by the exons ATGGATGCGCTCCAAAAGGACCAGAGTCCACCTCTTTCCATTGAGGGGACCGAGCAAGGTCCTACGGAATCGAGAGCCTCGGATGAAGCTATCACATTCATGTCCAGCATTG aGCCATTAGAGCTGCCGAAGTGCGTGTTTGCTGACTCTCTGGTGACCGTGTCGGAAGGTGGTCGAGATTTGGGGAGGTTCTGCGTGACCGTGGAGTTCGCCCGCAAGGCCAGGCAGCCTTGTATGTTGCTCCATGCACAAAGCCAGGGGGCCATCGACGACTCCCCCTGTGGAACAACAGTGACAG CCTACCTGACTGCTGACCTCGAAGTTCTGGAGGAAGACTACCACGAGTATGTCAAG CTTAAAGGGCACATTGTGGATAAGCGCTGTCACATGGTGCAGCGAAATGGAAAGATGGTGATTGATAAAGTCACCACTGCTGGAAAG GAGGTGACAAAGGAGAGTGCTTCCTATTCCATGTCAGTCCTCAGAGGGCTTGTAACCGAGGGTTCCAACCTCCTGCTCATGCGTCTTATTGCTTTGAGGAAGAAAGTGCCAGAACACATGAACTGCATCTCATTTGACCAGAAATTACGCATCATCCGCACTACTTTT CAAGAGCTGGAACAGAAGCCGATGGAGATTGAGGGTGAAACTGTGGAGGTATTCGGTGTGGAGCGGACAATTCATTCCGTGGATGACAGCCCTATAATATGGCAGTGCTGCTTTCTGTCTGATGG GCATCTTGCTAGCAGAGTGCAGGTGGGATCTCCCATCATGATGAGGCTCCTGCAGCTGCCGTCACAGAAAGAAGAAG AGTTTGGCAAAATCTCGCTAGTATGGGAAGAAGACATACAGATGCGCTCCAAGTTCTTGGACAGAAAG GAAGAGCTTAAAGCTGACCATGCCTCATACTTGAGAGAGCATCCAGAGATCCGTGCCCTCATTTCTGACTTCCTGCAGTTCCTGCTATTAAAGAAACCAGATGATGTCTTCCAATTTACCAGAGAATACTTCCTACCCTTCACTCCTCACAGTACCTCAGGCACAAGTCTAGACACTTCATCACAATGA
- the casp8 gene encoding caspase-8 isoform X2, with protein MEVHTLMRISDELDSSEVAGLCFLCRDVVSKKDLEGISDAKDVFYRLEEKRLLENCDFLAQLLETIRRADLLSLLETNRQCTEETDAKPILSSYRVMLYNLYDDIEEKDLKRIKFSLKDKIGQRQLEECKTALDVFVEMEKVALLSKMCLKELHSILQVVNEKLAIKVQKYINEEPLQQQKSPSPAGSIMDYQNADNLPLVSISETQPSYERGDISSDAETNKSDFPSDEAEYYAMNHNPHGLCVIINNEEFSGPELRKRSGTQVDEKALCSVFSELGFTVKVYSNLTAEEIRQTLITIAGRNFSDEDAVVVCLLSHGENNSVFGTDIKAVSIRELTLPFTSGRAPTLAGKPKLFFIQACQGDGYQTGSLPCPQKPREGGEDKSSRLEEDAGPIYCETVPSDADFLFGMATVPECKSFRNTSTGSIYIQELCKQLRLSAKSPCEEDILSILTRVNREVSRGVYLKHKQMPQPKYTLTKKLVLKFVNAG; from the exons ATGGAGGTGCATACATTGATGCGGATCAGCGATGAGCTAGATTCCTCCGAAGTGGCCGGTCTCTGCTTCTTGTGCCGTGATGTCGTCAGCAAGAAGGACCTTGAGGGA ATTAGCGATGCAAAGGACGTGTTCTACAGACTGGAAGAAAAACGTCTCCTGGAGAACTGCGACTTTCTCGCTCAGTTGCTCGAAACAATTCGTCGAGCGGACCTCCTCAGCCTCCTGGAGACGAACAGGCAGTGTACAGAAGAAACTGATGCAAAACCTATACTGTCAAGTTACAG GGTGATGCTGTATAATTTATATGACGACATCGAAGAAAAGGAccttaaaagaataaagttttcTTTGAAGGACAAGATTGGCCAGAGACAATTGGAGGAATGTAAA ACGGCGTTGGATGTATTTGTAGAAATGGAAAAGGTGGCTTTATTGTCTAAAATGTGTCTTAAGGAGCTGCATTCAATACTGCAAGTGGttaatgaaaaactggcaatcaAAGTCCAGAAGTATATCAATG AAGAACCTCTACAGCAGCAGAAGAGCCCATCTCCTGCTGGTTCCATCATGGATTACCAG AATGCCGACAACCTCCCTCTTGTCTCCATATCAGAGACTCAGCCTTCCT ATGAAAGGGGGGATATTTCCTCAGATGCAGAAACAAACAAGTCTGACTTCCCTTCTGATGAG GCAGAGTATTATGCAATGAATCACAACCCTCACGGTTTGTGTGTGATCATCAACAACGAGGAATTTTCGGGACCAGAGCTGAGAAAAAGGAGTGGAACTCAAGTGGATGAGA AGGCTCTTTGTTCAGTTTTTTCAGAATTGGGCTTCACCGTCAAAGTTTATAGCAACCTGACTGCAGAGGAGATAAGACAGACGCTAATTACCATTGCTGGAAGAAATTTTTCCGATGAAGATGCTGTG GTGGTGTGTTTGCTTTCCCATGGAGAAAATAATTCAGTCTTTGGGACTGATATAAAAGCGGTATCCATACGAGAACTGACTCTACCCTTTACAAGTGGACGTGCCCCCACCTTGGCAGGGAAACCCAAGCTGTTCTTCATCCAAGCATGTCAGGGAGATGGCTATCAGACGGGCTCTTTGCCATGCCCCCAGAAGCCCAGAGAAGGTGGTGAGGACAAATCGAGTCGCTTGGAAGAGGACGCAGGTCCCATCTACTGTGAGACGGTGCCCTCAGATGCAGACTTCCTGTTCGGCATGGCCACAGTGCCGGAATGCAAGTCATTTCGAAACACATCCACGGGCTCCATCTACATCCAAGAGTTGTGCAAGCAGCTCCGACTATCAGCTAAGAG CCCGTGTGAGGAAGACATCCTCAGCATCCTGACACGTGTGAACAGGGAGGTCAGCAGAGGAGTGTatctgaaacacaaacaaatgccTCAGCCGAAATACACACTCACCAAGAAACTGGTTTTAAAATTTGTTAATGCGGGCTGA
- the casp8 gene encoding caspase-8 isoform X1: MEVHTLMRISDELDSSEVAGLCFLCRDVVSKKDLEGISDAKDVFYRLEEKRLLENCDFLAQLLETIRRADLLSLLETNRQCTEETDAKPILSSYRVMLYNLYDDIEEKDLKRIKFSLKDKIGQRQLEECKTALDVFVEMEKVALLSKMCLKELHSILQVVNEKLAIKVQKYINEEPLQQQKSPSPAGSIMDYQNADNLPLVSISETQPSYERGDISSDAETNKSDFPSDEQAEYYAMNHNPHGLCVIINNEEFSGPELRKRSGTQVDEKALCSVFSELGFTVKVYSNLTAEEIRQTLITIAGRNFSDEDAVVVCLLSHGENNSVFGTDIKAVSIRELTLPFTSGRAPTLAGKPKLFFIQACQGDGYQTGSLPCPQKPREGGEDKSSRLEEDAGPIYCETVPSDADFLFGMATVPECKSFRNTSTGSIYIQELCKQLRLSAKSPCEEDILSILTRVNREVSRGVYLKHKQMPQPKYTLTKKLVLKFVNAG, encoded by the exons ATGGAGGTGCATACATTGATGCGGATCAGCGATGAGCTAGATTCCTCCGAAGTGGCCGGTCTCTGCTTCTTGTGCCGTGATGTCGTCAGCAAGAAGGACCTTGAGGGA ATTAGCGATGCAAAGGACGTGTTCTACAGACTGGAAGAAAAACGTCTCCTGGAGAACTGCGACTTTCTCGCTCAGTTGCTCGAAACAATTCGTCGAGCGGACCTCCTCAGCCTCCTGGAGACGAACAGGCAGTGTACAGAAGAAACTGATGCAAAACCTATACTGTCAAGTTACAG GGTGATGCTGTATAATTTATATGACGACATCGAAGAAAAGGAccttaaaagaataaagttttcTTTGAAGGACAAGATTGGCCAGAGACAATTGGAGGAATGTAAA ACGGCGTTGGATGTATTTGTAGAAATGGAAAAGGTGGCTTTATTGTCTAAAATGTGTCTTAAGGAGCTGCATTCAATACTGCAAGTGGttaatgaaaaactggcaatcaAAGTCCAGAAGTATATCAATG AAGAACCTCTACAGCAGCAGAAGAGCCCATCTCCTGCTGGTTCCATCATGGATTACCAG AATGCCGACAACCTCCCTCTTGTCTCCATATCAGAGACTCAGCCTTCCT ATGAAAGGGGGGATATTTCCTCAGATGCAGAAACAAACAAGTCTGACTTCCCTTCTGATGAG CAGGCAGAGTATTATGCAATGAATCACAACCCTCACGGTTTGTGTGTGATCATCAACAACGAGGAATTTTCGGGACCAGAGCTGAGAAAAAGGAGTGGAACTCAAGTGGATGAGA AGGCTCTTTGTTCAGTTTTTTCAGAATTGGGCTTCACCGTCAAAGTTTATAGCAACCTGACTGCAGAGGAGATAAGACAGACGCTAATTACCATTGCTGGAAGAAATTTTTCCGATGAAGATGCTGTG GTGGTGTGTTTGCTTTCCCATGGAGAAAATAATTCAGTCTTTGGGACTGATATAAAAGCGGTATCCATACGAGAACTGACTCTACCCTTTACAAGTGGACGTGCCCCCACCTTGGCAGGGAAACCCAAGCTGTTCTTCATCCAAGCATGTCAGGGAGATGGCTATCAGACGGGCTCTTTGCCATGCCCCCAGAAGCCCAGAGAAGGTGGTGAGGACAAATCGAGTCGCTTGGAAGAGGACGCAGGTCCCATCTACTGTGAGACGGTGCCCTCAGATGCAGACTTCCTGTTCGGCATGGCCACAGTGCCGGAATGCAAGTCATTTCGAAACACATCCACGGGCTCCATCTACATCCAAGAGTTGTGCAAGCAGCTCCGACTATCAGCTAAGAG CCCGTGTGAGGAAGACATCCTCAGCATCCTGACACGTGTGAACAGGGAGGTCAGCAGAGGAGTGTatctgaaacacaaacaaatgccTCAGCCGAAATACACACTCACCAAGAAACTGGTTTTAAAATTTGTTAATGCGGGCTGA